A single genomic interval of Verrucomicrobiales bacterium harbors:
- a CDS encoding (Fe-S)-binding protein — MSFNFSLPASPKSRFLDDQKALSCIHCGLCLSSCPTYLVTGNENDSPRGRIYLMRALQDGRLPLHEDSVRHLDLCLGCRACEAVCPSGVPYGELLEHTREHIESHHSRSPWQTFLRRVAIEKIFPFPERMEIALAPARALKALGVTAWLPRPVQEALSLIPREVSRADLPTTSPASHPPLARGRVGFINGCVMSVMFGQTHRNSVRLLNQLGYEVVTPPDQPCCGALFAHGGNLTAARDLARKTIEIFERQDCDLVVINAAGCGSTLKEYGHLLSADAAWAERGRRFSAKVKDLSEVLVSGLPTGPVPVRNSESIGALRVTCHDACHLAHAQRITAPPRRLVQSVAGANYVELPEADVCCGSAGSYNLTEPGMAGRLQDRKIQNILNSKADIVVTTNPGCLLQMQAGLAKAGADRIRALHLADFLVEFGGAGCESP; from the coding sequence ATGAGTTTCAACTTTTCCTTACCCGCTTCGCCGAAGTCTCGTTTCCTCGACGACCAAAAGGCACTGAGCTGCATTCATTGCGGCCTGTGCTTGTCGTCCTGCCCCACCTATCTGGTAACGGGCAATGAGAACGATTCGCCACGGGGCCGGATCTATTTGATGCGGGCGCTTCAGGACGGCCGACTGCCCTTGCACGAGGACAGTGTCAGGCACCTCGATTTGTGCCTGGGCTGCCGGGCGTGTGAGGCGGTGTGTCCTAGCGGTGTGCCATACGGAGAGCTGCTCGAGCACACGCGCGAACACATCGAGAGCCATCACTCCAGGTCCCCATGGCAAACGTTCCTGCGACGGGTTGCCATCGAGAAGATCTTCCCGTTCCCCGAGCGCATGGAAATCGCGCTGGCGCCCGCGCGGGCGCTTAAGGCGCTCGGCGTCACCGCGTGGCTGCCTCGCCCGGTCCAGGAGGCCCTGTCACTCATCCCCCGCGAGGTGTCCCGGGCGGACTTGCCGACGACCAGTCCCGCGAGCCATCCGCCACTCGCGCGCGGCCGGGTGGGGTTTATCAATGGCTGCGTGATGTCCGTGATGTTCGGTCAAACCCATCGAAACAGTGTTCGCTTGTTGAACCAGCTCGGATACGAGGTCGTCACGCCGCCGGACCAGCCGTGCTGTGGAGCGCTGTTTGCTCACGGCGGCAACCTGACCGCAGCTCGCGATCTCGCGCGCAAGACCATCGAGATCTTCGAGCGCCAGGACTGCGATCTGGTTGTCATCAACGCGGCCGGATGTGGCTCCACGCTCAAGGAGTATGGGCATCTGCTGTCGGCGGATGCGGCCTGGGCTGAACGAGGCCGACGGTTCAGCGCCAAAGTCAAAGATTTGAGCGAGGTCTTGGTCTCAGGGCTGCCAACCGGTCCCGTCCCCGTCAGGAACAGCGAGTCTATCGGCGCCTTGCGAGTAACCTGCCACGACGCTTGCCATTTGGCCCACGCCCAACGGATCACCGCCCCTCCGCGTCGCTTGGTGCAATCGGTGGCCGGCGCCAACTACGTCGAATTGCCCGAGGCAGATGTATGCTGCGGGAGCGCCGGCAGCTACAATCTCACCGAGCCCGGGATGGCCGGCCGGCTTCAAGATCGAAAAATCCAAAACATTCTCAACTCGAAAGCCGATATCGTCGTCACCACCAACCCCGGCTGCTTGCTGCAAATGCAGGCGGGCCTGGCCAAAGCAGGCGCCGACCGCATTCGCGCCCTGCACCTAGCCGACTTTTTGGTGGAATTCGGCGGCGCAGGTTGTGAGTCTCCATGA
- a CDS encoding esterase family protein: MITYWLRSIVAAALCLGVNVTILSSTALGANSYAENPGAAGNGAFTIGPDYTIDPDLVDQGNPKGKAFEFTLRLADSKIFRGDDATLEPAQKAVRTERKIFVYIPAAYRDGSKAAVLVTHDGPSQLNLVRNALDNLTVSKNPDRKLPAFLVIAVENGGNDGKNSERGLEYDTMSDRFARFINDEVFPAVLGNAAIKAAYPGLAITDNPWGRATMGCSSGGAAALTMGWFRPDLFRRIIAYSGTFVDQQDDDAPEEAKYPYGAWEYHSSLKLILNSEKKPLRIFTHVSENDLRAKDPESTQHNWVMAGERTQSALQAKGYAHRYVFSRATGHCDRKVFEQTLADTLVWIWRGYRQE, from the coding sequence ATGATCACTTACTGGTTGCGAAGCATCGTCGCCGCAGCACTTTGTCTCGGCGTCAACGTCACCATCCTCTCATCAACCGCACTGGGCGCCAACTCCTACGCCGAGAATCCAGGGGCAGCCGGCAACGGCGCCTTCACCATCGGCCCTGACTACACCATCGACCCAGACCTGGTAGACCAAGGCAATCCCAAAGGCAAAGCCTTCGAGTTCACCCTGCGATTGGCTGACAGCAAAATCTTCCGCGGGGACGACGCCACGCTGGAGCCGGCTCAAAAAGCAGTCCGGACGGAACGTAAAATCTTCGTTTATATCCCCGCCGCCTACCGAGACGGCAGCAAGGCCGCGGTGCTCGTGACGCACGACGGGCCCAGCCAGCTGAACCTGGTTCGCAACGCCCTGGACAACCTCACGGTCTCCAAGAACCCGGACCGAAAACTCCCAGCCTTCCTGGTCATCGCGGTCGAGAATGGTGGGAACGATGGTAAGAACAGTGAACGGGGTCTCGAGTATGACACGATGTCCGATCGGTTCGCCCGCTTTATCAACGACGAAGTGTTCCCGGCGGTGCTGGGCAACGCGGCGATCAAGGCCGCCTATCCAGGTCTTGCGATCACCGACAACCCGTGGGGTCGGGCCACCATGGGTTGCAGTTCGGGAGGGGCCGCGGCGTTGACCATGGGATGGTTTCGTCCGGACCTATTCCGTCGGATCATTGCCTATTCAGGCACCTTCGTGGACCAGCAGGATGACGACGCTCCGGAAGAAGCTAAATACCCCTATGGTGCCTGGGAGTATCACTCCAGCCTGAAGCTCATCCTCAACAGTGAGAAGAAGCCGCTTCGCATTTTTACGCACGTCTCGGAAAATGACCTACGGGCCAAGGACCCGGAATCGACCCAACACAATTGGGTGATGGCTGGCGAACGTACTCAGTCCGCCCTTCAAGCGAAGGGCTACGCGCATCGTTACGTGTTCTCACGCGCCACTGGCCATTGCGATCGCAAAGTCTTCGAGCAAACGCTGGCGGATACCCTGGTCTGGATCTGGAGAGGTTACCGTCAGGAGTAA
- a CDS encoding 30S ribosomal protein S20, which yields MPNTKSAERRVRNSARRASTNRRSKSRLKTLERRLNDALKTGKKEEAVKALSEVASAFDKAAKNGVVHWGKADRKKSRLALSVKKLK from the coding sequence ATGCCGAATACGAAATCAGCCGAACGCCGCGTGCGTAACAGCGCTCGTCGCGCCTCCACTAACCGCCGCTCGAAGAGCCGTTTGAAGACCCTGGAACGTCGTTTGAACGACGCCCTCAAGACAGGCAAGAAAGAGGAAGCCGTGAAGGCGTTGAGCGAAGTGGCCTCCGCGTTCGATAAGGCGGCCAAGAATGGAGTCGTTCATTGGGGTAAGGCCGACCGGAAAAAATCCCGTCTGGCACTGAGCGTCAAGAAGCTCAAGTAG